A stretch of DNA from Acanthochromis polyacanthus isolate Apoly-LR-REF ecotype Palm Island chromosome 21, KAUST_Apoly_ChrSc, whole genome shotgun sequence:
tcccaatgatacagaaataacTAAGAAATGtatgaatccagactataaactgcatcactgccgaaatctaatctcttggtccttgtgtcatttctgagcgaacctgaaaatttcatccaaatccgtcagtttgttttctaataatgttgcacacaaacaaacagacggacaaacatatgccaatcatcacataactccactgcgttccttggcagaataataatattGCAGGATCTTGATATTAATATCTAAAATAGATCTGTAAATCAGTATTTCATATAATATTATGGGGTCTCAGACCATAATTTTTAAGTTAGTAAATTAAACCATCATTCTGTAAagtcttaaccttaatatttaaacttatTAGGTAAAcctgtaacttttttttttatctattgGAGAGCACTCTAGCTCAACAGTTGTTTTAAGTGTGCTGTATAAACAATGATTTGACTGCTGTGacataaacaaatatatttcttcttctcttcacaATATGTTGATTTATTAAATTGTTGGTCATTTCTAGAGCGATTTACAAAATCTGGCAGTCATATCTTAAAACACTattaaaactgtacaaaatagAAAAGGtttgcaataaaacaaactaCTTGGAGTATTTGGTGTAAATTCCAGACTTGGTTAATATTAAATATCTTATTATGAAGCTCCTTACAGgttggacttttaaaaaatcagttttatgaGGCCTTTAATTTGCAACTAGACACTTTTGTAAATAACAGAACTTACAAGAAGTCCCATGATAGGTCATATATTTTTAAGTGAAGTGGTAAATCCTCGGAAAATACCTGGAGTGCTCTGTGGAAATCCCGGGGATTCTATTTTCTGACTGCTTTTGCTTTCTGTTGGCTCATAATAAAGTTCCTGCCCAACGACAACAGGAAGTTGCCCATTTTACTTCCCGTTTCCATATACGGACGGAACATGTGCGTGTCAGCAGCTGCGTCATCAGTCGTCGGTGTGACAAAGCAGCCGCCTCAGCTGTGAGACGCCTTCAGGGGCTGCCGGAGAAACTCTGACGTCCGAGATTTAATGACCTAAGAGAGAAATGATGTTACATTCAGGTacattttatggtcatttgtAACTCGGTTAAATTGCTGTTTGTTGGAAATGTAattaaaacagaacatttagacataatatttgtaaaatatataaataaataaaatacaataaataaaaaaaataaaccaggtCTACATTATTcactatttttacagtttttgaaagttttttttttaacttcacttGAGTTATGTGTCACATATTTAACATCTTTGAGGATAAAAAAATACTCTGACAGATACTTATATGATAAGAAGAAAACAGCTGATAAAGAGAAAAGCACAGCAGATTTACCTCTGTCCCTGAACACAGCCAGCATCTTGGTAACCAGAATAATCTCTATGAACTCAACTgaaaatgtacatatatatatattcagatATTGCAGCTACTGCCTTCCTTAACTGAGATATTTCCAGACGTACCTGAATGCATCGTTACTATGTTCTTTGTCTGAGGCTGAAACCAGTGAAGCTCCGCCCACCAACCACTCAGAAACTGATATGAGAAGAAGGAACAGACTCAGTCTGACAGTCAGCTGCTGGTTTCTCTCCAACAAACGTCTTTTTTCTGGATTAATCTTCtctgaaatcacagaaacaccTGCCGAAATGGGATTCCTTCTGACCAAGATGCTGGCTGTGTTCGGGGACAAAGGTAAACATGCTGCTGTACTTTTCTCTTTAtcagctgttttcttcttcttatttaGCTATCTGTCAAAGTGTTTTTATCCTTAGAGATGTTAATAATTAGGCAAATAACTTCACTGAATTAAAAGGAacgttcaaaaactgtaaaagcagtgacaaaaacagcaaatatctctagaataatgacatttttagctgatttaaacacaGGAAAACAGTTTAACTTTGTTGTTGTACACTGACAAAGAACAAAATACTGTTTgtatgaataaaaacatttgatgtggacattatgtatAGCTaggttctgttgttttttttatttttgtctttattttgtactatttttgggtgtttttgctAGATACCTGTAACTTtccaaaacaaggaaaaactataaaatgacagttttaaaaGTTATTCACCAATTtagaaatacatatttttttctatcaaacaacaacaaacatatGTAAAATAGCCTTTTCTTCCCGATttcaatacagtaaaaatgcCTTGAatcttaatatatatattttcttcaaaataacagcaaatatccatagattttttttcttttggtattTCAAATACAAAAGAAGTTTAATTTTGtagtcaaatgttgtaaaagagtcctcttttttaaaatacagattaatatattgttgttattattattattattattattattattattattttggctgcattatttacagttttgtccaATTTCTTATAATTAAtgtgcacatttttatttattttttggtgattttgcgcattgttatctgtaatttaacagatcaggaaagaagctgaaaaataacagttaaaaaaattatttaatccttaatacaaatatattctttgatgtaaaatatttgtgaaagaaGTTATATATTGTATTACACTAAAAatactgtcattttacagtcaaatgctATATAAGAACAAATGATCATTTGTAATATTACATGTttctcaacatttttcttttatttggtcctaattttttatgattaatatccaaattaaagttttctttctgttattttgcaaATTATTATCTGTAGTTTAACCAAAGTGGGGGAAAActcgatgatttttttcttttttttacattttctcacAAAATCACTGTGATGTTTAAACACTGTACTGCAAGGCactttgtttaatttaatttcagtgtTACTTTCTgccaaaaatatacagaaaactTGACTGAAATCATCTCTATGGATAAGATATTCTGTCGAGCACCTCTCAGCTCTGTACCTTCTTTATCTTATCTGTGTACTTTTCTCTGGTGATGCTCAAATTATGCAACTAAAGATAAGAACTCAGAGTAGATGAACCAGTTTGAACCGTTTAAAACTGAAACAACTGAGTTGAACATGTTTATCTTTCCTATAGAGCACAAAGTCATCGTGCTGGGTTTGGACAACGCAGGAAAAACCACCATCCTCTACCAGTTGTGAGTGATTTCACTGATTTCTGAGCCTTTTGTCTGCGGTTAACACTTTTGtcttaattaaaaatgtgtgtttttccacCTTCCCACACATCCAGCCTGACAAAAGAAGCCGTCCACACGTCGCCGACCATTGGCAGCAATGTGGAGGAGATCACAGTCCGAAACACCCACTTCTTGGTTTGGGACATCGGAGGGCAGGAGAGCCTTCGAGCCAGTTGGTACTCGTACTTCTGCAACACGGAGGTGAGCTTAAGACAcattttatgaagaaaaaacaaaccaaagcaaCTTGTACAGGTGCTTTTGTCCGAGTTATTGGTCTTGCATTCACTGAAACACCACAAAGTCTCTTCCTAGACATTGCACACATTGGCTTCTTGTGTTGATAAAGTACTCGGTGCTGTAGATAATCATTTACACTGCGTTACATCACTCGTCTTGTGTCTAAAGTCTCTGATAACTTGCATGTTATGGCCAGTTTTGTAAGTCAAACCTCAATATGTCTGGTTAATCTCCATATTTAATAATACAGCAGAGTCTTAgcctttatatttatattattcagGTTAAGTCTGGTAATTTATCACCCCATAAGGTCTTATGTTATTTGAATTATTCTCCATATTCAATAAAAATTGTAGGATGTTGGGTTTAATATGCATTATTGTCAGGTAAAGTCATGTTTTATATCACTTTTGCAGGGTTTTAATCCCTAACATGTTAATTAAACGTGTAAATTTACACCCTAAATAAAATTATAAGGTCTTAACCCCAATATTTACgctttttgggtaatttttttcacaataaatagAATGTTTATTGACTGGAAGGTACTTTTCCTTctgaaaatattgattttttttcattatttatctaACTGGATATTAGTTTTGTTGTACAGTACTTTCATTTGTGCTAAGCAGCTTAAGTTATTCTCACTATTATAATGATCATCAtgattgtcattattttcatgattatcattattgtcatcattattattattgttaatgtGATTACTATTGTGTTTTCAGATTGTCATCCTGGTTGTGGACAGCACCGACCGCGAACGTCTGACTGTCACCAAAGATGAGCTGCACCGGATGCTCGCATACGAGGTATAATTCATCCCAAATCTTCTacactttaatttaaaaagtgtCTTTTTTACAACCTTTTTCTGTGCAGCATCTGCAAACATAATAAAACCAGTCAACAAATGGCTGCTAGCACACTATAAAATAGTTTTATTAGTAGATCTAAGGTGTTGACTGACAACTAGAGCCGCAATAATTCATGTCTGATTGatttaataatcaattaaccagTTCAAAAGAGTCTAAATGGGAttattttctagtttctttaTTCCTATGTGACAGTTAATTGAAGACCTTAACAAGACTTTTATCATCTATAGGTTTGGGGAACTCTGATTGacattatttgtcattttcaagaCCAAACAACTGACCGATTAGTCGATTAGCAGCTTTAACTTCTTCCGTTGATTAAGGAGTTATACTTTCAAAGCAAAGCTTTTTAAAGCACCTACTCTCAGGTGACAAATAGGTTTTGGGAGGGTTAAAATAACTTGCTTTATAAATCAAATATAGAATATTTAATAATGTCCGATTGACGTAAAGGcgttttgttgttctgtgaaACCCTCCTGTGTCTGGTATTCGTGGTTTCATGTTGGAGACACACTTTCAGTAATTgcacaagagatgtgaaaccAGCTTACGAACCCATGACACAACGTGACAAGGAAGTCTTAAAAAACCGTGTGAGTCAGCATACGTGTGTTGGTAAATGTTCCGCGAGTTCAAGTGGAAATATTTCAGTAATTAAGTGACTGTAAGTGAATTCAACGGCCTTGTTTTCGTCTTGTTTTGATGCAGGAGTTGCAGAACGCCGCTGTTCTCATTATGGCCAACAAACAGGACGTGAAAGGCTCAATGACGGCGGCGGAGATCTCACAGTGCCTCACTCTCGACACCATCACCACGCACTCTTGGCACGTCCAGGCCTGCTGCGCCCTGACAGGAGAAGGGTGAGTCCAAACACACCTTGCTTTCTCTTTCACGCGTCAATCCTGCTAATTATCAACCcatcaaacactgaaaacactgaacGTCTGCATGGTTTCTCCCTACAGGCTTCCTGCAAGTCTGGACTGGATGAGATCACGAGTTGTTGCCAACTGAGTCAACCTCCAAGTCCATCAAACTTCCTCAAACCGAGCCGCCGTCTCATGTCAGGATTATCTGCAGCGGTTTTAAGACTGTGAACATGACGTGTCAGACCCAGACCTGGCCTCGCGACACTCACGGCGTCTTACTCAGCTGGGAGAGTCTGTAAGGAGCTGCTCCTCGTCTGAACTCTGGATGATGAACTGAATGTAAAGAAATTCTTCCTTGCCTTGTGTTTATGAAGAAAGTTTGCCAGAAGTGTGTGTGTCGAGGTGCAAATGTGTCAGTAAAACCTGTAATTCCAGATTCCACTCTGCTTCTGCAAGATTTTACAGGAGATAATGAAGCTATGatgattaaaatgtatttctagACCTGTACAAACTAAACTTGAATGATTAAACATCTGGATAACTAGTAGATAATAGATGACAATAGATTCATAATACTAAAGCGCCTTAATTTAGCAGACTCATGTCGTGATTTCACAGAAACCTTCCATCATGATCTCATTTTGGCCTTTGACTGTTTCCTCAAACTTCAGACTTTCGTTCTTAACATCAACAGATTGTAAAACCTCACCAGTTTCATTGGAGCAAACTTTTCCACATGAGTCTTTAAGCACAAACCGTGGCCTCTACTTCTTAAAAATTCTGTTTCATGCCAGCgaacaagttttttttattgacctCAATGTGTTAAATAATTTATTCTTCCTAAAATAACAGCTCTCAgattatatactgtatattacaGCAACGTCCTGCACTGGAAAAGGAGCTAGCTGCTAAGGATGATATTTAAGTGTACATATGTaaagtgtaattttttaaataaacgtTATTATTTCaagtcatgttgtgtgtgtgtgttgtctctCCTGCAGCTGGTTTATACCTGCAGTCACaataatgacagaaaagttatttgtattattgttttttgtatattttcctgtttcttgCATGCTTGTCTCATATTGTAGACTCTTAATCTTGATATTTAAATCAGACAggttaatttgtattttaactAACATTAAAGAGTAATAACTATAATATTTTTATAATATAATTCTTAACCtcaatatttaaatttgtttggTAGATATGTATAACAAAATGTAGGgttttaaccttaatatttaggTTAGTCGAAAAATGTATGCAATATTTAAAAttgtaataatattttttaatacttAAATGAGAAATTTTATCTAATATTGTAGTGTCTTAgctgtaatatttaaattactcaGATAAATTTATATAGTGCATAATAATTTTATATCTTAACCTTTAAATTCAAATTTGTTAGGTAAATTTATGTGATAAAATATTGTATAGCTTTAGCTTTACTACTAAGGTTGGTCAagtaattattatatatttatccTAATATATATCCCAGTGAATAATATGGTAGAATCCTAAGTTTCATAATTTAGCTTGCTAggtaaataaatgaatcaaaaatattaTGATATAATCaacttttctattatttttctcTAACATAAACTCATGTCCGGATTTAATATGGTTGTATGTCCCACACATTACCCAGAAACCACCTGTGAGTTCATTTTACTGGCATTTTTGcgatatgtatatatattttagacTACACATATGTATTTATGTAATATATTTAGGCATATCCTTATGCTGAACCCCTGtgttctgatttgtttttttgtgtcctgtCACCTTCTACGTGCTGACTTCCTTTTAAAAACTCTAATGAATGTTTATTCTGCTTATTTCCTGCTTTAGCTGCTGCTATTTCGCTGTAATGTTAtttcctgtttgttgtttgaACAATGGAGCATAAATCTGTGAAGCGGGTGTGTTTCTTCCGAGGTAAAATATGGTACCAATAGCGGTTAGAACGATTCCAGCAACGACAGCGACACTATTTACAAAATTCTACAAATGTAAAAACGAAAACGAATATCAGGGGGCATCCGGATTTGAACCGGAGACCTCTTGATCTGCAGTCAAATGCTCTACCACTGAGCTATACCCCCTTGCGTTCACACGTTGCAAAAACGTTGGTATTTGTTCTCAAATTAGAAaaagaaacgtttttttttaattaaaagaatgttatgatgttttcagtttgcttttatttaaattaaagctttgtgttgtttgttgacTGGTTTTTAACAGACACGACGGTATTCTGTCCACTAGGGGGAGAAATgagctttcattcatttatggCTGCAGTCTGTCAGCTGTTACTGTAAACTGAAAGGTCTAGCTTCCACTCTGAACCATGCAAAACTGGTTTTCACTAAATCTTCAGGATTTTTGGAGCTGGAAACATTTATGAATTGAGTTAACATCAAAATACGACA
This window harbors:
- the LOC110957512 gene encoding ADP-ribosylation factor-like protein 5C yields the protein MRRRNRLSLTVSCWFLSNKRLFSGLIFSEITETPAEMGFLLTKMLAVFGDKEHKVIVLGLDNAGKTTILYQFLTKEAVHTSPTIGSNVEEITVRNTHFLVWDIGGQESLRASWYSYFCNTEIVILVVDSTDRERLTVTKDELHRMLAYEELQNAAVLIMANKQDVKGSMTAAEISQCLTLDTITTHSWHVQACCALTGEGLPASLDWMRSRVVAN